The following are encoded together in the Eriocheir sinensis breed Jianghai 21 chromosome 28, ASM2467909v1, whole genome shotgun sequence genome:
- the LOC127004504 gene encoding SH3 domain-containing kinase-binding protein 1-like isoform X2, with amino-acid sequence MGGRRCRVVFSYTPQHDDELPLCVGQTINVLQEVEEGWWKGVLDGQVGMFPSNFVEEIAERESEDGKTKLLESFLENINQSINNQLNVNGRGSPTPEIKPKPVHGMGHGVKVSDLKKEDALKGEPTRTSTAPTTHANTTTTNTNTTEGSTKVLGCGSSAFQPIHKPKESLPKENGQVKNFRDLPHKLPPALEPKGDKGTSKTDKTRINALERATVAGSEEKPKVEQAAKRDLLSTHHNTTTATTNPPHQPPPPQLPPKPVRELARVIFPYVKEHEDELELQKGDIITVLCKELEDKGWWKGELGGNTGVFPDNFVELLSSEEMAKPPRPEKPAAVLAKKGSPSSSTDSTPTSTLHKSGKEPPPPLPEKKVSAPPPPEKKPTTQSTPAVSEPHEGVPQTIITPPHPAMPMFSKKTVPRGTDDGGSLTLDTDGEKLTHVTQLRPKGPSHRRPPSGIFKENDTPSQANGELSRSPSVPALNQPSAGKMPEVRLRQDPSPKQDSTVPWLQELGLKQKHKRLSGIISEGDASPSSGPAVSPKPATKPSKPTNLDTSPHGHVAPMVSGTPKPKPAESPRLPTPDYEHKPFTPQPPPSKNKPLPATPQPSESKRTAPPSQDTKKLAPSPPAKENKKHLPTDSTAQVEDKIDALYKELLPKMRNLEDRLEEQRREQNRKMQALMKELDEERKRRACMEVEVERLRKLVDAYAQV; translated from the exons ATGGGTGGTCGGAGGTGTCGGGTGGTGTTCAGCTACACTCCGCAGCATGATGACGAGCTGCCGCTGTGTGTAGGCCAGACCATCAACGtactgcaggaggtggaggagggctgGTGGAAAGGCGTGCTGGACGGACAG GTTGGGATGTTTCCCTCCAACTTTGTTGAGGagatagcggagagagagagtgaagacgGGAAGACGAAGCTGCTGGAGTCCTTCCTGGAgaacatcaatcaatcaatcaataatcaGCTCAATGTGAATGGCAGGG GCTCACCTACACCAGAGATCAAGCCTAAGCCTGTGCATGGAATGGGGCATGGGGTAAAGGTGTCGGACCTGAAGAAGGAGGATGCGCTGAAGGGGGAACCAACCCGCACTTCCACTGCCCCCACCACCcatgccaacaccaccaccaccaacactaacaccaccgaAGGGTCCACCAAGGTTCTTGGTTGTGGATCGTCTGCCTTTCAGCCCATTCATAAGCCCAAGGAGTCTTTACCCAAAGAGAATG GCCAAGTGAAGAATTTCCGTGACCTGCCCCACAAGCTACCACCTGCCCTGGAGCCCAAGGGGGACAAAGGCACCTCCAAGACTGACAAGACTCGGATCAATGCCCTGGAGCGAGCCACAGTAGCAGGCAGTGAAGAGAAGCCCAAG GTGGAGCAAGCAGCCAAGAGGGACCTCCTATCCACTCACCACaacactaccactgccaccacaaaCCCTCCACACCAGCCCCCTCCACCCCAGCTACCTCCCAAACCAG TGCGGGAGCTGGCGCGGGTCATATTCCCCTATGTTAAGGAACATGAGGATGAGCTGGAACTGCAAAAGGGGGACATCATCACAGTGCTGTGCAAGGAGCTGGAAGACAAGGGATGGTGGAAAGGGGAGCTCGGCGGCAACACCGGCGTCTTCCCAGACAACTTTGTGGAGCTGCTCAGCTCAGAGGAAATG GCCAAACCACCTCGGCCTGAGAAGCCCGCTGCAGTATTAGCCAAGAAAGGATCACCGAGTAGCTCCACGGACAGCACACCCACCAGCACGCTCCACAAGTCAG GCAAAGAACCACCCCCTCCCCTACCAGAAAAAAAGGTTTCAGCCCCACCTCCCCCCGAGAAGAAGCCCACCACCCAGAGCACCCCGGCTGTTTCTGAGCCTCATGAGGGTGTCCCACAAACTATCATCACCCCCCCTCACCCAGCCATGCCAATGTTCTCAAAGAAGACTGTACCAAGAG GGACAGATGATGGAGGCAGCCTCACCCTTGACACAGATGGGGAGAAGCTGACTCATGTCACCCAGCTACGGCCCAAAGGCCCCTCCCACCGGCGGCCCCCCTCAGGCATCTTCAAGGAGAAT GACACACCATCACAGGCCAATGGAGAGCTGTCCCGGAGTCCCAGTGTTCCTGCCCTCAACCAGCCCTCGGctggcaaaatgccagaagttcGGTTACGTCAGGATCCCAGCCCAAAGCAAGACTCCACTGTGCCTTGGCTGCAGGAGTTAGGCCTCAAACAGAAACACAAAAGATTGTCTGGCATTATTTCAG AGGGTGATGCTTCACCTTCCTCTGGCCCGGCAGTGTCCCCCAAGCCAGCCACCAAGCCTAGCAAGCCCACTAACCTTGACACCTCCCCCCACGGCCACGTTGCCCCCATGGTCTCCGGCACTCCTAAACCCAAACCCGCAGAGTCGCCTCGCCTCCCCACCCCAGATTATGAGCACAAGCCCTTCACACCCCAGCCTCCTCCCTCAAAGAACAAGCCCCTGCCAGCTACTCCACAACCCTCAGAGAGTAAAAGAACTGCACCACCCAGTCAAGACACAAAGAAACTAGCCCCCAGCCCTCcagcaaaagaaaataagaaacatttGCCCACAGACAGCACAGCACAAGTTGAGGACAAAATTGATGCACTGTACAAAGAATTGCTCCCTAAA ATGAGGAACTTGGAGGACCGACttgaggagcagaggagagaGCAAAACCGGAAGATGCAGGCCCTCATGAAGGAGCTGGACGAAGAGCGAAAGAGGCGAGCTtgtatggaggtggaggtggagcgcCTCAGGAAGCTGGTGGATGCCTATGCTCAAGTGTAA
- the LOC127004504 gene encoding SH3 domain-containing kinase-binding protein 1-like isoform X1, with the protein MGGRRCRVVFSYTPQHDDELPLCVGQTINVLQEVEEGWWKGVLDGQVGMFPSNFVEEIAERESEDGKTKLLESFLENINQSINNQLNVNGRGSPTPEIKPKPVHGMGHGVKVSDLKKEDALKGEPTRTSTAPTTHANTTTTNTNTTEGSTKVLGCGSSAFQPIHKPKESLPKENGQVKNFRDLPHKLPPALEPKGDKGTSKTDKTRINALERATVAGSEEKPKVEQAAKRDLLSTHHNTTTATTNPPHQPPPPQLPPKPVRELARVIFPYVKEHEDELELQKGDIITVLCKELEDKGWWKGELGGNTGVFPDNFVELLSSEEMAKPPRPEKPAAVLAKKGSPSSSTDSTPTSTLHKSGKEPPPPLPEKKVSAPPPPEKKPTTQSTPAVSEPHEGVPQTIITPPHPAMPMFSKKTVPRGTDDGGSLTLDTDGEKLTHVTQLRPKGPSHRRPPSGIFKENMKAQSTDETDSPLPPTPEDKEDHDTPSQANGELSRSPSVPALNQPSAGKMPEVRLRQDPSPKQDSTVPWLQELGLKQKHKRLSGIISEGDASPSSGPAVSPKPATKPSKPTNLDTSPHGHVAPMVSGTPKPKPAESPRLPTPDYEHKPFTPQPPPSKNKPLPATPQPSESKRTAPPSQDTKKLAPSPPAKENKKHLPTDSTAQVEDKIDALYKELLPKMRNLEDRLEEQRREQNRKMQALMKELDEERKRRACMEVEVERLRKLVDAYAQV; encoded by the exons ATGGGTGGTCGGAGGTGTCGGGTGGTGTTCAGCTACACTCCGCAGCATGATGACGAGCTGCCGCTGTGTGTAGGCCAGACCATCAACGtactgcaggaggtggaggagggctgGTGGAAAGGCGTGCTGGACGGACAG GTTGGGATGTTTCCCTCCAACTTTGTTGAGGagatagcggagagagagagtgaagacgGGAAGACGAAGCTGCTGGAGTCCTTCCTGGAgaacatcaatcaatcaatcaataatcaGCTCAATGTGAATGGCAGGG GCTCACCTACACCAGAGATCAAGCCTAAGCCTGTGCATGGAATGGGGCATGGGGTAAAGGTGTCGGACCTGAAGAAGGAGGATGCGCTGAAGGGGGAACCAACCCGCACTTCCACTGCCCCCACCACCcatgccaacaccaccaccaccaacactaacaccaccgaAGGGTCCACCAAGGTTCTTGGTTGTGGATCGTCTGCCTTTCAGCCCATTCATAAGCCCAAGGAGTCTTTACCCAAAGAGAATG GCCAAGTGAAGAATTTCCGTGACCTGCCCCACAAGCTACCACCTGCCCTGGAGCCCAAGGGGGACAAAGGCACCTCCAAGACTGACAAGACTCGGATCAATGCCCTGGAGCGAGCCACAGTAGCAGGCAGTGAAGAGAAGCCCAAG GTGGAGCAAGCAGCCAAGAGGGACCTCCTATCCACTCACCACaacactaccactgccaccacaaaCCCTCCACACCAGCCCCCTCCACCCCAGCTACCTCCCAAACCAG TGCGGGAGCTGGCGCGGGTCATATTCCCCTATGTTAAGGAACATGAGGATGAGCTGGAACTGCAAAAGGGGGACATCATCACAGTGCTGTGCAAGGAGCTGGAAGACAAGGGATGGTGGAAAGGGGAGCTCGGCGGCAACACCGGCGTCTTCCCAGACAACTTTGTGGAGCTGCTCAGCTCAGAGGAAATG GCCAAACCACCTCGGCCTGAGAAGCCCGCTGCAGTATTAGCCAAGAAAGGATCACCGAGTAGCTCCACGGACAGCACACCCACCAGCACGCTCCACAAGTCAG GCAAAGAACCACCCCCTCCCCTACCAGAAAAAAAGGTTTCAGCCCCACCTCCCCCCGAGAAGAAGCCCACCACCCAGAGCACCCCGGCTGTTTCTGAGCCTCATGAGGGTGTCCCACAAACTATCATCACCCCCCCTCACCCAGCCATGCCAATGTTCTCAAAGAAGACTGTACCAAGAG GGACAGATGATGGAGGCAGCCTCACCCTTGACACAGATGGGGAGAAGCTGACTCATGTCACCCAGCTACGGCCCAAAGGCCCCTCCCACCGGCGGCCCCCCTCAGGCATCTTCAAGGAGAAT ATGAAAGCCCAAAGCACCGATGAAACAGACTCTCCTCTCCCCCCAACCCCTGAGGACAAGGAAGACCAT GACACACCATCACAGGCCAATGGAGAGCTGTCCCGGAGTCCCAGTGTTCCTGCCCTCAACCAGCCCTCGGctggcaaaatgccagaagttcGGTTACGTCAGGATCCCAGCCCAAAGCAAGACTCCACTGTGCCTTGGCTGCAGGAGTTAGGCCTCAAACAGAAACACAAAAGATTGTCTGGCATTATTTCAG AGGGTGATGCTTCACCTTCCTCTGGCCCGGCAGTGTCCCCCAAGCCAGCCACCAAGCCTAGCAAGCCCACTAACCTTGACACCTCCCCCCACGGCCACGTTGCCCCCATGGTCTCCGGCACTCCTAAACCCAAACCCGCAGAGTCGCCTCGCCTCCCCACCCCAGATTATGAGCACAAGCCCTTCACACCCCAGCCTCCTCCCTCAAAGAACAAGCCCCTGCCAGCTACTCCACAACCCTCAGAGAGTAAAAGAACTGCACCACCCAGTCAAGACACAAAGAAACTAGCCCCCAGCCCTCcagcaaaagaaaataagaaacatttGCCCACAGACAGCACAGCACAAGTTGAGGACAAAATTGATGCACTGTACAAAGAATTGCTCCCTAAA ATGAGGAACTTGGAGGACCGACttgaggagcagaggagagaGCAAAACCGGAAGATGCAGGCCCTCATGAAGGAGCTGGACGAAGAGCGAAAGAGGCGAGCTtgtatggaggtggaggtggagcgcCTCAGGAAGCTGGTGGATGCCTATGCTCAAGTGTAA